The DNA segment AGCCTCCGGCGGTTCATGGCGCTGCGCGATCGGGCGGGCACGGCCTTCGCACTCGTGACCCTCGGCACGGGCCTCGCGCTCAAGGGCGATGCTGCGGAGTCCCGCCTGCTGCTGCGGGAGAGCCTCGAGCTGTTTCACGCACTCGGCGATACCCGCTACGTGGCGATCGCCAACACGATGCTCGGCTATGCGGAGATGCTGCTCGGCGACACCGCACACGCGGCGGCCCTGGTTGCGGAAGGGCTGGGAGGACTCTCTGCCGTCGGCGATCGACTGTGTCTCGTCTACGGTCTGCTGGACATGGCCGCGATCGAGTATCGGCGCAAGCGGCACTCGGGCACGGCGAGGTTGATCGGCGCGGCGGAAGTGCTGCGCGAGCCGCTTGGCCGGCAGCTCGCAGCCGACTCGGTGGTCCAATACGACCGGCTCATCGCAGCGCTGCACCGCCATCACAGCGACGCCGAGTTTGACGCAGCCTGGGCCGCTGGGCGCGCCCTGACGCCGGCGCAGGCCGTGGCAGAGGCGCTGGCCGGCGCGCAGTCTGCCGCGCCGATGCCGGCGCCAGCCGCGGCGCCGCCGGGCGATCGGGCGCGCGAGCCGCTCACGCCGCGGGAACAGCGGGACGCGCGGCTGCTGGCACAGGGGCGCAGCGACCGCCAGATCGCGGCCGCACTGGCGATCAGCCCGCGCACCGTCGGCGTCCACGTGCAGCACGTGCTCGCCAAGCTGGGCCTGCGCTCGCGCTGGCAGATCGCTGCAGCGCCGGGCGCGACCGAGGCACCGGACGGCGCCTGAGCCGCGGCCCGCGATCCCTGGTGCCGCACTCACGGGTCGATCACCATACGTACTCTACGCAGCTACTCCACCCGGCAGCCGCGATCGCCGGCTGGCGCCTACGTAGCCTGCCGATGACGAGCGCCGGCCGATGGCGTACCGTGACTCCACCCCGGCTTCGCGCAGCCGAAAGCGGGCGGCGACGAGCCGATGTATGCGACGATCCAGCGACTTGTAGGCCGGCAGGGAGCCGCGACGGAGGCCCTGCGCACGGTCAGTCAGCTTGCAGCGGCGTTGAGCCGGCTCCCTGGCTTCGTGTCGTTTGCCCTGATGGAGGCGGACGGCGGCATCGACATCGCGGTTATGATCTTCGAAACCGCCGGGGAGCTGGCGGAGGCCACTCGCTTCGCGGCAGGCTGGGCGGAGGACCACCTGCCCGGCTGGCTGTTCGCAGCGGACCAGGCCACCAGCGGCGAGATCGTCGTGCAACGCGGCATTTGACGCCGGCGTCTGCGGCCATCACCGCTACCGCCGATGCAGCATCCAGGCGATCAGCAGCGCGAAGGTGAAGACGAGCACCCCGCCCAGGAGCCAGGGCAGCCGGCGTCCCCAGGGACCGAGGGGCGTCTGCTCCAGCCGCGAAATCTCTTCCAGCGCGACCGCCGGCGGGCAGACGCGCAGGAACCACCAGACGGCGATGCCGGCCACCAGCAGATCGTCGAGCTGGCCGATGACCGGGATGAAGTCGGGAATGAGGTCGAGCGGCATGGCCAGATAGACGATCAACGCGGCCAGCGGCAGGCGCGCCCGCCAGGGCACCCGCGGGCTGCGGGCGAGCCGCCAGGCGAGATGGAAGCGGTGCGCCGTGGGCAGCCGCAGCGCACGCTTCACCACCTGGCGCGCCGTCGGCAGCCGTTCAGAAGGATCCGGAGCCGCTGCACCCTGCACGCACACAGTATCGCGCATCGCCGCCGGCGGCCGGCGACCCGCGATGGCGCGTTCGTGGCCAGCGGGGCCACCCCGGAACACCATCGGCGGCATCCTCAGACCGGCCGCCGGCGTGGCGAAGCAGCCCGCAATTGAGGGGTAGCAGAGTCTCATGCGTTCGCATATGCTGCACTGCACCGCGGCAGACGGCAGGAGGAACGCAGATGGATCGGCAGATCGTCAACCCCTGGACCTGGCAGGATACCTTCGGCTTCGTGCAGGCGAATCTGCTGCAGGGCGTCCAGCGCACGCTGGTCTGCGCCGGGCAGACCGCGGCGGACGCCGATGGCAACCTGCTCTACCCGGACGACATGGGCAAACAGATCACGCAGGCGTTCGACAACCTCGAAACCGTGCTGAAGCAAGCGGGCTTCGGCCTGGCCGAGGTCGTGCGGCTCAACTACTACACCACCGACGTCGACGGCTTTATCGCCGCGGCCGGCGTGTTCGGCCCCCGGCTGGCGGCGGCGGGCTGCCGGCCGGCGAGCACGCTGCTCGGCGTCTCGCGCCTCGCCTTCCCCGGCCAGGTCGTGGAGCTCGAAGCCACCGCCGTCGCCTGAGCAGCCGGTTCGACCAGGCCTCGCCTGGGTGGCACCGGCGGCCGGACCATCTCGATCTGGAGAGCAGACGCGGCGCGCTACGAATCTTCTGCGCGGTGCTGACGTCCGGAGAGCACGGCGGCCGCGCCAAGGCAGAGCAGATCGAGTCCGGCTTCAAACGCCGCCTCGCTGTGCCGCCCCGGACCGCCCAGATAGCCGCGCGAGGCGCTGAGATAGGGAAACTCGGCCAGGCGCGCCTCGGCCTCCGCCGTGCCGAACGCCTCGCGCACCGGCCCGCGAATCTCCGTGATCACGAAGCCGGTCACGTAGCTGGTCAGCGCGGAGAGCACGCAGCCGGCCTGCGCGACGAGCGCGAGATCTGGCTGAACGGCGAGCGGGTACAGGACGTGACGGCGCATCCGGCGCTGGCGGACGCGGCCCACTGCCTGGCGGCGCTCTACGACCTGCAGCACGAGCAGCCCGAGCGCTGCCTCATGCCCAACCCCGCCAGCGGCGAGCCGATGAACGTCTCGCTGATCATCCCCCGCTCCTACGACGACCTGATGCGCCGCCACGCCGGCATCGAGGCGATCGCCGAACGCACGCTCGGCGTGATGGGCCGCAGTCCAGACTACGTCAACGTCACGCTCGCCGGCTTCGCCGGCTGCCGCGACGCCTGGGCGATCAACGGCAACGACGAAGGCGCCGCCAACCTCGTCGCCTTCTACCAGGAGGTGGCCGCGCGCGACCTCTGCCTCACCCACGCCCTGATCAACCAGCCGATCGACAAGGCGGTGCCGGAGCACACGACCGGCGGCGGTGAGTTCGTGCTGCACAAGGTCGCGGAGACGGCGAACGGCATCGTCGTGCGCGGCGCGCGCTCACTGGCGACGCTGGCGCCGTTCTCCGACGAGATGGTCGTCTATCCCGGTCAGCCGATCGACAAGGACGCCCGTCCCTACGCCCTCACCTTCTCCGTGCCGATGAACACGCCGGGCATGAAGATCTTCTGCCGCGACAGCTACTCGCTGCCTGGCAGCCGCTTCGACCACCCCTTCTC comes from the Dehalococcoidia bacterium genome and includes:
- a CDS encoding RidA family protein, producing the protein MDRQIVNPWTWQDTFGFVQANLLQGVQRTLVCAGQTAADADGNLLYPDDMGKQITQAFDNLETVLKQAGFGLAEVVRLNYYTTDVDGFIAAAGVFGPRLAAAGCRPASTLLGVSRLAFPGQVVELEATAVA
- a CDS encoding YkvA family protein, producing the protein MVKRALRLPTAHRFHLAWRLARSPRVPWRARLPLAALIVYLAMPLDLIPDFIPVIGQLDDLLVAGIAVWWFLRVCPPAVALEEISRLEQTPLGPWGRRLPWLLGGVLVFTFALLIAWMLHRR